The sequence below is a genomic window from Lycium ferocissimum isolate CSIRO_LF1 chromosome 9, AGI_CSIRO_Lferr_CH_V1, whole genome shotgun sequence.
CAGTCCAATTCAATGTGTTTTGTGCGTTCATGCAGCACAGGATTTCTAGCAATGCTCAAAGCAGCTTGGTTATCGCAAAAAACAGACACAGGAAGAACAGTGGAAACACCCAGATCAGCTAAGAGGCGCACCAGCCAAGTCAATTCAGCAACAGTCCTGCGAAGGGCCTTGTATTCAGCCTCAGTTGAAGACAAGGACACGGTGGGCTGCTTTTTTGATTTCCAGCAAATAGGACTATTCCCTAAAGTAATGTAGAACCCCGAGACTGATTTCCTAGACATAGAACAAGCAGCCCAATCTAAATTTGAGTAggcttttaaagaaaaatcagcAGTGTTGGAGAGGAGGATGCCTTTGGCAGGGTCATTCACAAGGTACCTAAGACCATGGATACCAGCCTGTATGTGGGCATTCCTTGGAGCATTAAGGAATTGACTGAGGTATTGAACTGAGAAGGATATGTCGGGTCTAGTATGTTGCAAAAAATTCAATTTCCCCACAAGTCTTCTGAAAGGAGAAGGGTTTGGAAGTAAATCACCAAAAGTAGGAAGGAGTTTGACATTGAGTTCCAATGGTGCTACAATAGGAGAGGCATCTGAACAGTTGAGCTCAGCAAGAAGTTCCTTTGTGTACTTATGCTGATTTATAAGAAACCCTTGAGGGTGACCGGAAATTTCAAGACCCAAGAAATAATGGACAGTGCCAAGGTTTTTGATTTTGAACTGGTCATCAAGAAAAGACTTCAAGGAGTCCATTTCTACAACATCATCACTAGCTAACAAAATGTCATCCACATAAACAGCAATGATGACAGTGGACTGAGGAGAGCACTTGGTGAATAGGGAGTAGTCATTTAAACTGGGGTGATAACCTTTAGAAATGAGAGCAGTTGACAATTTGGCAAACCATTGCCTAGATGCCTGTTTATGGCCATATAGAGATTTCCTGAGCCTACAGGCCAGAGGTAAGGAATCAGGAGCAGAAACAGTGAGGCCTAAAGGGATTTTCATATAGACTTCCTCAGATAAATCACAATGGAGGAAGGCATTGTTGACATCTAATTGATAAACAGTCCAGGATTTCTTAGAAGCAATGGCAAGAAGACATTTAATGGTAGTGAATTTGACAACAGGGGAAAATGTTTCATTGTAGTCAATACCAGCTTTTTGAGTATTACCCCTGATGACAAGTCTGGCTTTGTACCTCTCTATACTACCATCAGATTTTTGTTTGACTTTATACACCCACTTGCAACGAATAGCTTTCTTGCTATGGGGAAGAGGGATAATGTCCCAAGTGTGGTTAGCCTCTAAAGCCTGGAATTCCTTAGACATTGCATCCTGCCAGGAAGGATTGCTAGCAGCCTGTTGATAGTGTTGGGGTTCATACAGTGATGTAACAGGAGATGGAGGTGAAGATGGGAGAGAGGCTGGTAGAACAGAGTGACAAATGTAGTCCTGAAAATGTACAGGTGGGGTAACAGTTCTAGAAGATTTTCTAGGAGGATGAGTGACCGGAGAAGGTGGAGTAGGTAGAGGATCAGTGAAAAGAGAGGGAGAGGGAGTAGAAACAGGAAAGAAAGTAGAGAGAGAGGAGGTGGAAGGAAAAATGTGTTCAACAAAGGACACATCTATGGAATAGAAAATGGATTTGGAATGCAAATTAAGTAGTTTGTAGACTTTTTTCCCAAAGGGATAACCAATGAAGATGGAGGGTATGACTCTGGACTGAAATTTGTCTCTGTGTGGAATAGGAACTGTAGCATATGCCAAACAACCAAAGGATCTGAGGTGGTGATAAGTAggaggaacaccatgaagtacTTCATATGGAGATTTATTTGAGAGAATAGAAGAAGGAAATCTGTTGACAAGGTAGGTAGCAGTAAGAATGCACTCACCCCAGTATTTGATGGGTAGTTTGGATTGGAAGAGGAGTGCTCTAGCAGTTTCTAAAAGATGCTTGTGTTTTCTATCTACCACCCCATTTTGTTGTGGGGTGTGAGAGCAAGTAGTTTGGTGTTGAATGCCAAGAGAAGCAAGATAAGTGGCATGAGAAGATGAGGATCCTAACTCAAAGGCATTATCAGTTCTGAGAGTCTGGACAGAGGATTTAAAATGGGTAGAAACCATGGCTATGAAGTCTTTTATAACTGAAAAAGCATTCCCTTTACAGGATAAAAGGTGAGTCCAGGTGACCCTACTGAAATCATCAACAATGGTGATGAAATACTTGAAACCATTGTATGTGGTGGTGTGGTAGGGTCCCTAAACATCAACATGAACAAGTTGGAAAGGGGTGGATGAGATAGTGGAACTTAAATGGAAGGAGGATCTCTGTTGCCTAGACATTGGGCACACAGGACAAGTAAAGGACTGTTTGGGAGAAAATGTGGTAGACAGGTGAGGTATGGTAATCATTTTTGCAAAAGGTATATGACCCATCCTTTGATGCCACAAAATATCAGTTTTATTTATTGAAACATCAGTACAATATTTGGGCATTATTACAGAATCATCAACATGGAAAATAGAAGAAGAATCAGTTGTAGAATCTATAGAACATGCATCAGCAGAAACAGTAGGAATAGAAAAGCAGTCAGTGGTAGAAGCAGCAGTAATTGAAGGAACAGAAGCTGAAGTTGGGACATGAGGCAAATGTTGAATGTATAGTCCATGTTCCACCTTACCAATTTCCAGTGGCCTCTTCAGAGAAAGGCCCTGTAAAAACATGGAAACAGTAGTGAGTAATGCATGACACTTGAGTTGAGtgagaagttggaaaattgaGATTAATTGTATTGGAAAGTAGGAACCAAAAGTACATTTGTTAGGGTAATGTCTGAAGACAAGGACAGACAACCAACAGATACCACTTTTACTTTGTACCCATTAGGTAGAGTGACTAAAGAAGGTTTCAACAACGGGTGTATATCATGTAAGAGGTGTTTGTGTGGGGTCATATGATTTGTAGCCCCAGAATCTAATATCCAAGACATGGAATCTAATTTAGAGGCACTACATGCAATTGAACCACCAGCATTAAAGATAGTACTATGAACCAAACCTGCAAAGGTGGGATTGTTGGCAGAAGTGGGATTTGAAGCATGGGAAGGTGGTTGGACCTGCTGGAAAAGGTTCAAGATGTGAGCATATTGTTCCCTAGAAAACCCATGAGGATTATCATCTGAGTGCATATCAGGACCAGTAGGTTGCTCAGGAGAATCTATTTGAGCACAGGCTGCAGATTTTCTGTTTCTTGTAAACTTAAAATCCTGTGGAAACCCATGAAGTTTGTAGCATTTGTCCACAGTGTGGCCTGGTTTCTTACAGTATTTGCATAAAAGATTGGACTTTTTAGGATCAAAATTCACTCTTTGATTGTATGTTCTTGGGTAAGTAGGTGCAGATGACCTTTGGTAGTTGTTTACAGGAGGTGCAGATGATGAGTTAGAACCAACATGAAATGATGAACTAGGTGATAAGCCATTGAATGGATTGGAGGAGCTAGAACCAATATGGAAAGAAGATGAACCAGGTGAAAACCCATTGAATGGACTGGAAGAACTGGAACCAACATGGAAGGATGAAGAACTAGGTGAAAAACCAGGAGACTCATGCTGAATTTCCCTTTGTTTCTCATCTCTGATCAACATGGCATAAGCTTGCCCAATAGTTGGTGCAGGGTTCATCATTAAAATATTGCTCCTCATAGTAGAGTATATGTCATTTAACCCAGAAAGAAATTGGACAAGTTGTTGACCCTGAAAGAACTCATGCATTGCACCACAAGTACAAGGTCTCCCAAAAGAACAGGTTCCCAACTCATCCCGTAGCCCTTTAAGTCAAGTAAAATATGTTGCTATATCAGATGAGCCTTGAGTAGTAGAATTTATAGCTCTCCGAAGGCTGAAGTATTGAGAAGTTTTTGCAACCCCATACCTTTCCTCTAGATTATCCCAAGCCTCTTTTGCAGTCTTATAGTATATAACAGTGTTAGCAATTTATTTGGAAAGAGAGTTCATTATCCAGGCCTTTAACATGTTGTTACACCTCTGCCATTGAGAATAGATAGCAGAATTTGCCTCAGGAATAGCAAAAGAACCATTAATGAGCTGTAATTTATTCTTAGCTGAAAGGGAGATAATCATTCCCTCTTTCCACTCCCCATACCCTATCCTAGCAAAAGGTACTGAAACCAACACTGTCCCCGGAGTATCTGAAGGATGTAGGTAAAGAGGATATGAAGGATCAGTACTAGGGTTCGTGTTCGTGTTAGGATTTGTGGAAGAGCTAGAATTCGCATTCGTAGTTTCAATAGGCATAGCTACGATCTACAACTAGACAAGTTTACAGCAAACAAGCACAATCTAGCAGAAACACAGGTTCTCAATAACAACACAAGTTAACACGCTATGTAACTCTTAAGCAACAACACAAATTATCAAAATATGTGTCTAAAGGAACAAATCACAGTATATAGTgttaagaaaagggaaagatgtCACCGATATGTGGATCCAAACCCTAGATGCGGACAACTCATCCAATATATGAATCGAACTTCAAATTAACTTCTTCTACCACGAAATCAACCGAATTTCATCGTTAGGACAATTAACTCCACTGAAACAGCTCAAAAATACGAAATTGAGACTTTGAACAACTTGAAAATCCTTCAAACTAGAAAATTTTCCGATATGAAGGTAGAGAATGAAGAGATCTACAAGGttcgctctgataccatgtaaaaaTAGTGTGAAATTGAAGATCAGATTGAAGAAATATTGAAGTTGTTCATAAGAAAAACCTAGATCCTTTAGCCAGGATCAGAGAGAAGATGAAATAAACCGACTCATTTATTAGAATAATGAGTCATCCGTGTAATTACAAAATATCTCCACCTTATATACATTGGGCCTACAAACTAGTTGGACTAACAAACTTAAGTAACAGATCAGCCACCTAGGGCCAGTACaaactaaaagaaagaaatacacTTCATGTTGGGCCTGTGTCATGTTGGGCTTCCGTAATTCTAACACCTTTGGCGTAGACCGTAGTAGATTCGATCAAATTTATTGGTAATCTATGACTAGATTGTCTTTGGATTATACAAGGAAGAGAACAATCAAAATTCATCACTCCTAGATTATGTTAATCcttcttttaaaaattaaagtaatttaatatcatgtataatgcccatatatatattcaacatAGTAGAAAAATTGATAGGTGATCAAAACTTCTTCAACCCTCGTAAAACTTCTTCAATCCTCGTAAAACTTCTTCAATCCTCGTACATCTGGTAAATAAAGTGAGTTCAATTGATGTTTAGTATTTCAATGTCATGTTAATTAGTTTTGTTCTTTAAGTATTAGCTTTTGTTTTTGTACATGCATAGATATTAAGTAGTCAtgattaaaataatatatatattattttaatggCCACAGACTATGTTGATTCGCCAAAGAATTGTTCGACAAACTTTGCTGGTATTATATCTTCTTTTGAGTTATGACGGAGTTCAAGGAGAAATAAAGCTTATCCAAACTAGAGGATTTAGAGTGGGAAAAACAACATAAACTTTTAAACAAGCCGGCAGTCAATACAATTAAGGCATATATTTGGGCAGAAAATCATTGTATTCACAAGGGTTTTGGGTGTCATATTAGTGTGATAATACTACTTTTCTAGAAGAAAAAACCATCCTCcattctattttcttttatttgaaaattataatttttgtacGTCATTGTACTTTTATAATTGTTTCTTACTTCATTTTATCCAGAAAAAACGGAAATTTAAGAACGAAATTACAATTGCTTTGATAAAATCTATTTTGATATTTAATCAACATGGATAAATTTGTGAAAGATGGACTGGTGTTTATAATCTCTTGAAACTTTTCTATTGGGTAAAAATTTTTTACCTATTCAAAAGTCACATATTGGGTAGCAAGACATCCAATTAGTGTAACAAATAATACTTTTTAACGATGTTTCGTACACTGATGAAATATGGGGATACATACGACGGTGTAGATTTCTACAAACAACCTGCATTTGACCATCCGTCTTTAAAGAATCACAATTTTCATCCCAAGGCATGTCTctacttttttcattttaattattttcatttttaaattataatttagaatTGTTGATACATACAATTTAAGTTTTTGATGGACAGATGAAACCTACATTAGCTAGGACGCTACAAAATTCAGATACCTCAGCAGCTAATAAGTCATCAAACATATGGTTAAAGGAAAACGGTTGCCCTTTTGGAACTATTCCTATTAAAAGGGTTACTAAAGATGGTCTCATCAGACAAAGGCATATTCCACCACCAGAAGGTATCGCGTTTGAATCCACACTGAATAATGTTACCCCAAgtcattcttttgaaaaaaaaaaaaagacgagaATAATCGATCATTCATGTATTTTATTGTTTCTACACAAATTAACAATGATAGCAGTAGCGAACCCAGGATTTCAGGGTCGTGGGTGCCTCATTTTCTTTAACATGAGTTGCTAACGATGACATAATATAAATGCACAACTATTTGAATGCAACACTAAAAGAAAGCTGCAACTAATATTATCATTACCAAAAGAGGCTTTTAATCACAAGTTTCATACAAAAGAAAGACTTCTAGTCAGTAGTCACAAGTccgatccaaaaaaaaaaaagacttagtCTCAAGtctgatccaaaaaaaaaaaaaaaggactctAGTCAGTAGTCACAAGTccgatccaaaaaaaaaaagacttagtCTCAAGTCTGATCCAAAAAAAAGGACTTGCAGTCACAAATCACAAATGCGCTCGAcgacttttcattttttgaaaatgatgaataataGCATCATTACTTATAGTTGCAAATATCCCACGCTCTACATAGCAGACTAAACAACCATTTAAAAATTCATCACTCATACTGTTGCGGAGTTCATTTTTGATGTACTTCATCGATGAGAAAGCTCGTTCCACAGAAGCAGTAGCAACAGGAAGAATAAGAGTCAACTtgataagcaaataaacaagTGGCCAGGAAACTGTGCAATTCGATTGAACCGCACTTTAGCAAGATCGAAGAATCCCTTCATATTGAAAAATCTCTTATCGAACCTCGAACATACACTATGAAATTATCAAGTCAGTAACCGAGATCTCAAAGCTTGTTGCTATCAAACTCATTCAGATAATATTCAGCCAACCTCATTACCTTTTTCTTATCAAAATTACCAAATGACTTAGCTGGATGTAAACAAGCCATACCAAGAAGTAAATCAGTACTAACAGTGTCGAAACGATTATTAAGCTCCTGAAGCAACAAATCAATAACAGTAACAGGATAAAAAATTCCAACACGAAAATGATGAGAATATGTAACATCAAGAGCTCTACGTTTCAACTTCCCAGGAATGTAGTTAGCATCCATCTTCGGAATAAATATCTCATGCTTATTACAAAAAGAAAGGGCATCATCTAGTAATGATTTCCATCCCCTATCCCTCATCATTTGCAATTCTTGCTTTGCAGTATTGAGCAGCCCCATAGCATTGACAATATCTTGATCCATCTTCTATAACGAGTAGTTCAAATAATTTGTCTTCTTCAGAACTTCCAACATCAAGTGCAAcataaaaacaaaatcaaacccCTTAATCTTATCCACAAGACTTTCAGCTGTAAGTCTATCGATATAATTTGGACACTCACATGCagcaaattcaagaacataaaGAATTGATGGAAATATATCAATGAAGTTCTGCAATGTTTTATAATGAGAACCCCAACGCAGTATCACACGGTCGTTGAAGCCCACGTTCTGATTTAGTCCCGTCTGTGTGCACTTCACCGTAAAATGAGCAACTCTTCTAACTTTGCAACTTGATGTTGTCCGAGCAAATCCGCGCTTATAAGATGCTCCAACAATATTCAATACATTAGtaactatacaaaaaaaatcatcCACATCTGAATTTTTCTTCACAAAAGCCACAAGTGTCAAGCGCAATTGGTGAGCAAAACAATGAGTGGAATATGCGGATGGAGTATCACgcaaaattaaacttttaagaCCATTTAGTTCTCCTTGCATGTTACTAGCACCATCATAACCTTGTCCACGTATTTGAGATGGACTTAATGAGTGATCCGAAAGAAAAGAATAGAGTGTTTCCTTCATTGATCGTGCAGATGTATCATTAACATGGACAATACCAACAAATCGCTCTATCACTTCACCTTTTTTGTCAACATATCGTAGAACAAGTGCCATTTGCTCCTTGTGTGATATATCCTTCGATTCATCAACCAGTATTCCGAAATAATCACCATCCATGTCTTCAATAATAGCTTTGATTGTTTCTTTTGCACAAGCATCAACAatatctttttgaatttttggacaacacatcattttattttttggagaattttgtAATATAATGCTTCCAACTTCCTGATCCATGGCTCCATACCATTGCAAATGTTCAAGAAATATACCTCTATTTGTAGATGATATGCTCTCATCATGACCACGAAACGGCAATCCTAATCTTAAGAGAAACCTTGCCACATCAATTGAAGCACCCAAGCGATGTCGAGATTCATTTTTGTCTTTCTCGTTACGCTTGTCAAAAGAAGTGTGAATTGATTGTGATTGATTTATCAAATCAATCATCATGTTGAAACACTTGTTGTGGATGCTATTTACCTCTCCAATATGAGTTTTGAGTCTTTCCTTAGCCTTGTTCCAACCCTTATAACCCTTTTTCGTAAAAGCATCTCCCATATTTCCACGAACATCATGCTCATTTTTAAACAAATAGCAACACAAACAATAAAAGCATCTTTTGATATATCTTGTACTCTAACCACTTGGAATGTCGACCTTTGAACCAACCAGGATGAAACTGACgcattgttttctttttctccccaAACTGAGTTTTAGGAAAATCATGATTTATAGGCTGACAAGGtcctttttgaatataatatcTTCTAACTTCATCATGTATATTAGGGTCATATTCGCAATAGGCCTTCGTTTGCCGTGTTCCGTTTTCAAataattgaaattgatatttgaagGATTTGTATCCCTCTGAACTTCCGAAGGTATGGATGAAGCAACAGGTGGAATAGTAGAACTAGAGCTTGGTTGTCCACGTTTTAACACGGTGACAAACTTATCCATCCGATTCACAAGATTTAAGACAATTCCTACAAAACAAGATTCAATTAATGCTCCTTTTAAATGTAGCATACCGAAAGAAAGAACCATTTCCAAatttagaaaggaaagaaacaaaTATGCTTATTTCCAGACAACAAAGAACACTAGTATTACAATTTTGCAAGTTCTATTATCAATTTATGCTCACGTTCGCTCTATTTTGTACTACAAAGCAATAGATTATGGATAGAATatactttttattttgcttattaagaaaaaaatagcaCCAAGTGCTTGAAACAAGCTTTGGCTTTAGTCCAATATCTATGTATTCTGCTATTCCAATGCAATTATTTAACATTCTTAGCTAATAATGGTTTATGTAAgttgtatttttgttgtttgtaaATTCAGTGAAATGCTTAGTTAAAGTCTACTACTTAATTTGATCTCTCCTTGGATAGATATATCAAATGAGAACCACCATGAATGAAAATACAATAGCCTCATGGCAGACATGTTGAAATAGCTTTTAAAGTTATTTCATCCATCGTTCCAAGCTAAATTTATATGTAGCTTGGGATGAGTTTTCCCTCGTTCTCCCCAAAAGCCTCTCTTTTGTTCATAAAATAGCTGGCGAAAAGCAATGCTTGTGAATTCATTAGCCTAGCGCTATTTTTATTCAGACCACTAGAAATGCacataagaaaaattcaaaatcatgAGCCAAAAGTTCTTAGCCAAAAAACTAACAAAGGAAAAAACACAAATTACACTATCCACAATTTGGTATTCAAATCAACAATATATGATTAGCAACGAGCCAACGATGAACCATTAGACGGAAGATTGGTGAGAaaatatagaatcccttaacTTGTAATGTGTAAGAACTAAGAAATAAACAAACATCATTAGAAAAATTAAATCccccaaaaccctaattcaaatttttagctctgaaaaaattaaaatacctgTGTTCTGAGATTAGTGGACGAcgataatgaaaataaaaaacgaaattggAAAGAATAGGAGAAGAACTGAAGAAGATTGAAATTTGGCTTTGGGGATAAGGGTTTTGGTTGCGGTGtctcttgttttatttttgggaaaGGTATAACCCTTTTACCTTTTATTTGATAAACTAAAAAGtaggaaaagtaaaatattaaaatatacaaAGTCAACAAAAAAGCGTTCTTATACTCCGTATATACTAACTCACAATGGCACAAGAAGAAAAGGAAGTAAAAGCTCTAATTATGATTagctaaaaaattaaaatgcgCACGGAGGTTCGAACATAGAACCTATGTGACCCACCAAAACACTTAATTTGGACACTGGAAACCAAAGCACCCACTACACTTTTTGGTTTTTCGTGGTGCTTTAAATATTTATacccatttttcatatatttttatatgaCTATACCTAATCCGCGTCGGGTTTAACGGGTCTTGGAGCGCCTCCAAATTACATGTAGGTCCGCCCCCGAATGATAGTGAGCCAAGAAAGAGTTACATGTCCTCGCGGGGGATACAAGGTACATATATACGAATAATTAGTTATTTACCACCTTCTCGTTTGCAATTTTTGACAATCCAATGACCAACATTAAAAATGGTTTTTTGTTTACAGTATCATCAATTTATTCTTGtatttttaatgattttttttttttagcgtaGCATATCAAATTGTGCTTCCGTGGTCTTTGATTTGCCATTTTGAGCATGGAAACCCCGAAAAAGTAGAGATAGTTAAATAACTGATTTTTTGGAATTGACTTTTGGTTGACTGATTCACTTGTTTTACGATATGCAAGGATTGGATtctcacttgggctctcatttTCACAATTTCTCCTaggtcccaatttttttttttttaaaccgaATAGCACTAAGCAAAGCTTAGTGGGTGCTTGTCATAAGCTGTACCTAAAGGACAAAAAGAAATTAGGATTTTCGGCAAATATaaatggaaaattttaaaaactataaTAATAAGTTAACAAATATTGTATTTTTCATATTCAGCTTGCAATAGTTCAAATTCCATATGATCCAAATAATAAATTTGCTGGAGCTGGAATGTCAGCTAGTTTATGGAATCCCGTATTGAAAGTCAACAACACACTACATGTCGATTGTAAATCCAGAAAGGGTCAGACATTTTACAAGCTGGTTGTAGATTAAGTTAAATGATTTACTCATTGATAATTTAGTTACTGCTATGTTTACTTGCAATAGATATTTGCTTTTTAGTTTTAAGAGGTAGATTAGGggatagaaaaaagaaaaataggggAGATACATGGAGTAAGAATTAAATATTGACCTCAAGGATGTGGGTTAGGAACTCTATCATGAGCTCCCATTCAATCCTGATAACTCTGTGTTATGTTTTCAGGTGGATCCAACACTATACGGGGATATCAAGACTAgattttttatacatttttaggtATTTTGTTCAATGTACTTTAATGATTTTCGTTTTGTGTTTGTGAAAGTAATCTAGCTATTTACGTCAATTGAAAGAGTTCATGCTCACTGTAGGTGGCAATACACATTGCTTCAATACGTTGTGCCCTAGTTTTATCATAGTTAATACTAAGTTCCCCATTGATGCGAGTTTTgatataattcaacaacatggAGATAAAAAAGTATGGGAGATCACATTATTCATCGAATTGGTACATCTTTAACTATTTtgttttacaaaattatttttgaagtCTTTAGTTGATATTCGAATAATTCATTTGTTCTTATTAGAATTTGAAACGTACTAAATACTAGTAATAtaacatttcttttttaaaaggatCTAGCCAATGGAAACTGATGGCTTCTGTATGATGTAATAACAAACAAGTTGGTTTTTTGCCTCAAGAGATTTTCACTAAGCTGACAAGCTTTGCTAATAACGTGGAGTGGGGCGGAGTAGCGTATAGTTCATCAGGTGTGTCTAAACGTCCGATAGGATCTAGCTGTTTTCCTGTTGCAGATCCTTATTATGATGCTTGTTGTAGGAGACTTAATGTTTTAAATAATAAAGGTCAGACGGTACATATAGACAAATCGAACGTACGTGTTACAGATCCTAATCACTATGGTGTTATGGATGTACCACATTGGAGAGGTGGAAAGTATCAGCATGTGGTATTTTATGGAGGACCTGGTGGGTTCGTGACAATATGTTAATTACTACTATGACAATATTTACTTTCCGATCCATGTCCAAACAAATAGTATGAAGTTTTTGCTAGTCACAAATTCTGCAGGTCAC
It includes:
- the LOC132031852 gene encoding uncharacterized protein LOC132031852 → MGDAFTKKGYKGWNKAKERLKTHIGEVNSIHNKCFNMMIDLINQSQSIHTSFDKRNEKDKNESRHRLGASIDVARFLLRLGLPFRGHDESISSTNRDIVDACAKETIKAIIEDMDGDYFGILVDESKDISHKEQMALVLRYVDKKGEVIERFVGIVHVNDTSARSMKETLYSFLSDHSLSPSQIRGQGYDGASNMQGELNGLKSLILRDTPSAYSTHCFAHQLRLTLVAFVKKNSDVDDFFCIVTNVLNIVGASYKRGFARTTSSCKVRRVAHFTVKCTQTGLNQNVGFNDRVILRWGSHYKTLQNFIDIFPSILYVLEFAACECPNYIDRLTAESLVDKIKGFDFVFMLHLMLEVLKKTNYLNYSL